The segment ACGGCCTTCGTCACGGAAGGACTCGGCGATGGTCAGACCGGTCAGCGCCACACGCAGACGGTTGCCTGGGGGCTCGTTCATCTGGCCGTACACCATGGCAACCTTGGACTCTTCGAGCTTCTCCAGGTTCACCACGCCGGAATCGGCCATTTCATGGTAGAAGTCGTTCCCTTCACGGGTACGCTCGCCCACACCAGCGAACACCGACAGACCGCTGTGGGCCTTGGCGATGTTGTTGATGAGTTCCTGCATGTTCACGGTCTTGCCCACACCGGCGCCGCCGAACAGGCCGATCTTGCCGCCCTTGGTGTAGGGGCAGATCAGGTCGATGACCTTGATGCCGGTGACCAGGATTTCCGACGAGGTCGACTGTTCCTCGAAGCTGGGCGCCTCGCGGTGGATCGGGCGGAACATCGTCGTCTTCAGCGGGCCCTGTTCGTCGATCGGCGCGCCGACGACGTTCATGATGCGACCCAGGGTGCCCGGACCGACGGGCACCGATATCTGCGCGCCGGTGTCGATGACCGGCTGGCCGCGGGTCAGACCCTCGGTCGCGTCCATCGCGATGGTGCGGACGGTGTTCTCGCCGAGTGCTGGGCGACTTCGAACCAGGGTGAAGCGGCTTGTCGCCGTTCCTGGTCGACGTTCTGGGTTTCCAGCGCGTTCAGGATGGCGGGCAGCTGGCCGGTGAACTCCACGTCCACGACGGCGCCGATGACCTGGGCGATCTTGCCCACGCCGGTGCCGGCGGTGACCACGGCATTGCCGGTGGCGGCGGCGGCTTTCGGTGCCTTGGGAGCGGCAGGCTTCCGGGCGGCGGGCTTCTTGGCGACGGTGTCGGTCATCGGTCGGGGTCCGTTCTTATCGTGTGTCTGTCAGGATCGGAGGATCAGAGCGCTTCCGCGCCGGCGATGATCTCGATCAGTTCGGTTGTGATCTGGGCCTGGCGCTTGCGGTTGTATGTCAGCCGGAGCGAGGTGATGAGTTCGCCCGCGTTGCGGGTGGCGTTGTCCATGGCGCCCATCTGGGCCCCGAAGAAGCTGGCCTGGTTCTCATATAACGCGGCCAGGACCTGGGTTGTCAGGTTGCGCGGCAGCAGCACGTCGAGGATCTCCTCCTCCGACGGCTCATAGTCATAGACCGCACCGTTCAGGTCGACCGGGGGGGCGTCGCCATCGACCACGGCGGGGATCAGCTGCCTGGGCGTCGGCACCTGGGAGATCACCGACTGGAAGCGGCTGTAGAACAGGGTCACGACGTCGGCGTTTCCGGCCTCGAACTCCTCGGCGATCAGACGGGCGATCGGCTCGGCGGTCGTCATGCCGATGACCTTGTGGTCCGACAGTTCGAACGTCCGGATGATCCGGCCGCCATACAGGCGGGTCAGGCCGTCGCGGACCTTGCGGCCCACGGCGACGATCCGGACGTCCTTGCCGTTGGCGATCAGGGTGTTGATCCGTTCCTTGGCGGCGCGGATGACGTTGGTGTTGAACCCGCCGGCCAGACCCTTGTCGCCCGTGGCCACCACGACCAGGTGCTTCTGGTCCTTGCCCGTGCCGGACAGCAGTTTGGGGGCACCGTCGCCCGACACGCCCGCCGCCAGATTGGCGATGACGGCGGCCATCTTGCGGGCATAGGGACGCGCGCTTTCGGCCTGCCCCTGGGCACGCTTCAGCTTGGCCGCGGCGACCATGTTCAGCGCCTTCGTGATCTTCTGCGTGGACTTCACGCTTTCGATCCGGTTGCGCATTTCCTTGAGGCTGGCCATCGGGCGCTACTCTCTCAGCTTTCCGGGGTCAGACTTAGGCGAAGGTCTTGGCGAAGGCTTCGATCGCGGCCTTCAGCTCGGCTTCCAGCTCCCTGGACAGGGCCTTGGTCGACTTGATGGCGTCCAGCGTCGACTGATGGGCCGAGTGCATCCGGGCCAGCAGTTCGGCCTCGAAGCGACCGATGTCGGCCACGGCGATCTTGTCGAGGTAGCCGCGCGTGCCGGCATAGACCGAGACGACCTGCTCCTCGACGGTCAGCGGCGAGTACTGTGCCTGCTTGAGCAGTTCGGTCACGCGGGCACCGCGGTCCAGCTGCTTGCGGGTGGCTTCGTCCAGGTCGGAAGCGAACTGCGCGAACGCAGCCAGCTCACGGTACTGGGCCAGGTCGGTACGGATACCACCGGACATGTTCTTCACCAGCTTGGTCTGGGCAGCACCACCGACGCGGGACACCGAGATACCGGCGTTGATGGCGGGGCGGATACCAGCGTTGAACAGCGAGGTTTCCAGGAAGATCTGGCCGTCGGTGATCGAGATCACGTTGGTGGGCACGAAGGCGGACACGTCGCCGGCTTGCGTTTCGATGATCGGCAGTGCGGTCAGCGAACCGGTCTTGCCCTTGACTTCACCCTTGGTGAAGGCTTCGACGTAGTCGGCGTTCACGCGGGCTGCGCGTTCGAGCAGGCGGCTGTGGAGATAGAACACGTCGCCAGGGTAGGCTTCGCGGCCTGGTGGACGGCGCAGCAGCAGCGACACTTGGCGGTAAGCCACGGCCTGCTTCGACAGATCGTCATAGATGATCAGGGCGTGCATGCCGTTGTCGCGGAAGAACTCGCCCATGGCGTGCAGCCGGAGTAGGCCGACACGTACTGCATGGCAGCCGATTCGGAAGCCGATGCGGCCACCACGATCGTGTATTCCATGGCACCGGCTTGTTCCAGCGCGCGCACCACGTTCTTGATCGACGGTCGAGCGCTTCTGGCCGATGGCGACGTAGATGCAGTAAAGCTTCTCGCCTTCCGAGGCA is part of the Brevundimonas sp. AJA228-03 genome and harbors:
- a CDS encoding F0F1 ATP synthase subunit alpha; this encodes MDIRAAEISAILKSQIANFGVEADVSDVGQVLSVGDGIARIHGLDNVQAGEMIEFPKAGVKGMALNLERDNVGAVIFGADAQIAEGDEVRRLGEIVDVPVGKGLLGRVVNPLGEPIDGKGPIQFTERRRVDVKAPGIIPRKSVHEPMQTGLKAIDTLIPVGRGQRELIIGDRQIGKTAVAIDAILNQKSINVEGASEGEKLYCIYVAIGQKRSTVDQERGARAGTSRCHGIHDRGGRIGFRIGCHAVRVGLLRLHAMGEFFRDNGMHALIIYDDLSKQAVAYRQVSLLLRRPPGREAYPGDVFYLHSRLLERAARVNADYVEAFTKGEVKGKTGSLTALPIIETQAGDVSAFVPTNVISITDGQIFLETSLFNAGIRPAINAGISVSRVGGAAQTKLVKNMSGGIRTDLAQYRELAAFAQFASDLDEATRKQLDRGARVTELLKQAQYSPLTVEEQVVSVYAGTRGYLDKIAVADIGRFEAELLARMHSAHQSTLDAIKSTKALSRELEAELKAAIEAFAKTFA
- a CDS encoding F0F1 ATP synthase subunit gamma; protein product: MASLKEMRNRIESVKSTQKITKALNMVAAAKLKRAQGQAESARPYARKMAAVIANLAAGVSGDGAPKLLSGTGKDQKHLVVVATGDKGLAGGFNTNVIRAAKERINTLIANGKDVRIVAVGRKVRDGLTRLYGGRIIRTFELSDHKVIGMTTAEPIARLIAEEFEAGNADVVTLFYSRFQSVISQVPTPRQLIPAVVDGDAPPVDLNGAVYDYEPSEEEILDVLLPRNLTTQVLAALYENQASFFGAQMGAMDNATRNAGELITSLRLTYNRKRQAQITTELIEIIAGAEAL